GTTTTTATTTGGTGGTAGTAATCAGGATTTTCAAAAGACAGTCAAAGAATTTAAAGAGAAAGCAGGTGAGCTGAAGGAGGCGAAAGAAGAACTGAAAGTCAGGTAATTTTAGGATATAGTTGCTCTATGCCTTCTGGCATTTTTGGTTTACTAGGTTGTAGGTTGAGACATACTTTTGTATGCCAAAGGCTGGCAGACACTTCAAAGGAGGGCCTTAGATGGTGAACTGGCGAATGCAGAACGAAGCAGACGGCGGAGCAGTTGTACAAGCATGCAGACAGCGTGTGGACAGAAGCTGAAGCTACAGCGAAGAAGGTCAGCTCCAATGCTGCCCTGATTGAAAGATATTTATACTGAAACTATCTGATCATTATTATTCTATtgataaaaaatttagaagATTCATGAATTTTTGAGGCTGTAATTATTATCAGAGCCTTTGTAACTATGTTTTTTGTGTGGATTTTTCTTAGACATGTTTTGGGTCCATAACTATGCTGTTTACTTCTCAACAGTATGACAGGATAGCAGTTCTGTTTTCATCCCTATTGTTTAAGGAAAACTTGTCTCCATACTTCTGATTGGTGCATGCCATGCTATTTTTACCGAGTCCATCACTTTGCTATTCATGTCCTTGTTCTGTTCTGGGATCTTAGTTATTTTCCTGATTTCCTGGAAAGGATTTTCTTTTGGTATTTTGGGGGAAAAATGTTTTATCTCCTTGTTTCACTTGCCTTAGGTTATTGTTCAGACTTTCTTTTCAGCTTGCATCAGCTGCATTTTaagttttttgtaattttaaaacTAGGCAGCTTTCCCTTGCCTGCATGCACTATTGTTTAATTGTGGATACTTTGCCATCTGTTGTGGGCCattgtggatcaggttctccaAGCCATGGTTTCATGGTCCCTTTCTTTTTTGGCAATTTTTCCTTCATCCTTTTTATATACAGCAAAGCTGGTTTTAAAATCCTGCTATAATTCATTCATTAATCTTTGAAAACTTTGTTTCTTTGCAGGTTACTGCAAATGTAAAGGAGAAGATTTCAGCTGCTTCAGAAGAGGTGAGTCATGTGCTGTCGCATTTGTGAAGCCTTTTGTTGAGTCATGaatattttttagaattttaggACCTTCTGATGACATTATTGCCTTACCCTTTTATCACAATTTAGGTCAAGGAGACCCTTGGAATCAAACAGCAAGAGTCATCTGGATCCTCCGGTACCTCAGCTAAATCTGATGCTGCTGCGAAGGAAGGAGACAGTAGTACATCTGGGAAAGAAAATTCCCAGCAATCCGAAACTGTTGATGCTAAAGAATCATTATTTGGCAGGTTTAAGTCCGgtttttcttctacttctcctGGAGTTTCTGCAGCCTTTCAAAAATTGAAGGATGCAAAAGTCATTGACTTAGCCAAGAAGGGCTATGACACAGTAAAAGATGAGTTGAGTGGTAACCCTGCTAAGAGAAGGCACGTTCAAGCTGAAGCTTCCTCTACGTCAACAGGAGAACGAAGTACAAGAACTGACATTGTTGTTGTTCCCACGAAGCAGTCAAAGTGGGGTAAGAAGTGGGAAGCATTTAAAACTAAGGTGAATGGGCCACTGGTCTTATTTCCTATCTGTGGAAATAGCATAGATGAGCTATTTATTTCATTTAGTATGTAGCTCCTCACGTGAACTTGATTGCCTGTTTCTTTATAGATGCAAGGTCATCGTGTGTTCAAGCGCATAAGTGGGATCAGTGAGCCTGTTGTAACAAAGGGTCAAGAGGTACATTCTCTTTCTTAAACTGttattcttttccttctcaGCCACATCACATTGTTGTTTTGGCTTGTACACATTTTATTGGTACATAGTCTTTGTCACTATTGTTGGAACACTCCATTTTGTGGAAATGACGATCAATATAAAATCACTGACATGGTTACTGGGAAACTCCTTTCCTAGTCAGTTTCATCTATTTATCAATTATTTCAAATTACCTTATTGACAAGAGGTGTTGCAATTTAACTGCACGGACATGCCTATCTCTTTGGTTTTTGAGTTTTATGTTTGACATTCTGTTGCTCTCATGGTTCCTTTATGAAAGTACGCGGTTATAACTGCATTTGGGGTTGGAATTTGGCAGTTTGCAGAGGACATGCGGGAACGTTGGGAAACTAGTGATCATCCGGTTGTTCACAAAATTCAAGAGTAAGCTGCTACACTTGAATCTGTTTGTGATTTCCTTTCTGCTATTGTATTGGAGGCTTCCTATATATTTCCATTGCCGCTGCTAATTTGGTGTAATCTCATTGACAGTATCAATGAAACAGTTTTTGGAGAAACAACAGCTGCATTATGTTTCAAGGAGATACGTCGTCGAGATCCGTAAGAtaactttctttttttgcttttatCTTTCTGGAGTTATTCATGATTCAACGATAGCAATCTAATTTCTCTGCTATATGAAAACTTGCATGTTCAAGCTCTTTTTCTCTACCGGAGTTTGCAGTTGAAGTTCAGGAAATGATCAAGCCAACCCTGAATGCTTATATTAAGGTAACTAAAGTTCATATGAGATTGCAGGGATAGGAAATGTAGTTTTTCCCTTTTGGTGTATTATAGTGATCTTTTTGGCAGCCTGATATCGGTACTGAGTGACAAATTCTTGTGCAGGGGGATGCGGAAACACTTAAGAAGAACTGCAGCCCTGAAGTGATTGAGCGTTGTAAAGCAGAGCATAGAGCTTATGAAGGCCAGGGTATCTTCTTTGACAATAAGGTATGGTTGATGAATTGTTGATCTAGTACTCATTTTTTCTCTATACATTTGGTCAGGGTTAAGATTCTCAATTCTCCTGAACAAAATTGGCCTAAGTATGGTGATCTGTCTCCCGTAAAGTTCTTGGGTGGATGTTTCTGCGATAACTTTAGATTAAGACTACTGCTCACTAAAAATAGGAAGCATTCTTCAAACTACAATGAATTTATTGCTGATAAATGAGAAACATTTGGTCTTTGTACCTGTTCTCATCATTTAGATATACTGTTATAACCACTA
This Macadamia integrifolia cultivar HAES 741 chromosome 10, SCU_Mint_v3, whole genome shotgun sequence DNA region includes the following protein-coding sequences:
- the LOC122091934 gene encoding mitochondrial import inner membrane translocase subunit TIM44-2-like; the encoded protein is MGSRKLVRDFFLSKQLLSLQLNSFQASNTRLRLLSENGLSGSRGFSVFNEFSKKVKGEVKSNQDFQKTVKEFKEKAGELKEAKEELKVRTKQTAEQLYKHADSVWTEAEATAKKVTANVKEKISAASEEVKETLGIKQQESSGSSGTSAKSDAAAKEGDSSTSGKENSQQSETVDAKESLFGRFKSGFSSTSPGVSAAFQKLKDAKVIDLAKKGYDTVKDELSGNPAKRRHVQAEASSTSTGERSTRTDIVVVPTKQSKWGKKWEAFKTKMQGHRVFKRISGISEPVVTKGQEFAEDMRERWETSDHPVVHKIQDINETVFGETTAALCFKEIRRRDPSFSLPEFAVEVQEMIKPTLNAYIKGDAETLKKNCSPEVIERCKAEHRAYEGQGIFFDNKILHISEVEIRETKLMGSTPIIIVAFQTQQIYCVRDRHGAITEGGKDTIHTVYYAWAMQQMDVEELGEGALYPVWRLREMQQLGVQALI